A genomic segment from Glycine max cultivar Williams 82 chromosome 1, Glycine_max_v4.0, whole genome shotgun sequence encodes:
- the LOC100814074 gene encoding uncharacterized protein LOC100814074 precursor translates to MALFRFSLLFTLLLSSILLSNHSVKCGDRDEEDDLYQGINKYRESLNLTSLTKNENANCFADEMADQFKNQPCTNTTGANTVPGTEPRFSNYPDLLNKCHLNISNTRDGIVMPACVPGLVSSVVLTNFTQSLYSGNLNDSKFTGIGIGSEDNWIVVVLSTNTPEGSFVPETDSGANLISKIGLIYCSLLLLVGNLFLL, encoded by the exons ATGGCGTTGTTCCGCTTCTCTCTGCTTTTCACACTCCTTCTTTCTTCCATTCTCTTATCGAATCACTCAGTAAAATGCGGCGACCGTG ACGAGGAAGATGATCTTTATCAGGGAATCAACAAGTATAGGGAATCATTAAACTTGACATCTCTAACaaagaatgaaaatgcaaattGCTTTGCTGATGAAATGGCTGACCAGTTCAAGAATCAACCTTGTACAAATACCACAGGCGCAAACACAGTACCAGGCACAGAGCCTCGGTTCTCCAACTATCCAGACCTTTTGAATAAATGTCATTTGAATATTTCTAACACGAGGGATGGAATTGTAATGCCTGCTTGTGTTCCTGGCCTGGTTTCGAGTGTTGTCCTCACAAATTTCACGCAATCTCTCTACTCGGGTAATCTTAATGACTCCAAGTTTAcaggaattggtattggttcagAAGATAACTGGATTGTAGTCGTACTGAGCACTAACACTCCTGAAGGAAGCTTTGTTCCTGAGACTGACAGTGGTGCCAATTTGATTTCGAAAATTGGATTGATTTACTGCTCATTGCTTTTGTTAGTTGGTAATCTTTTCCTGTTGTGA
- the LOC100814599 gene encoding 40S ribosomal protein S15a-1 — protein sequence MVRVSVLNDALKSMYNAEKRGKRQVMIRPSSKVIIKFLLVMQKHGYIGEFEYVDDHRAGKIVVELNGRLNKCGVISPRFDVGVKEIEGWTARLLPSRQFGYIVLTTSAGIMDHEEARRKNVGGKVLGFFY from the exons ATGGTGAGGGTTAGTGTGTTGAATGATGCTCTGAAGAGCATGTACAACGCCGAGAAACGGGGGAAGCGCCAAGTCATGATTAGGCCGTCCTCGAAGGTCATAATAAAATTCCTCTTGGTGATGCAGAAGCATG GGTACATTGGTGAGTTCGAGTATGTTGATGACCACAGGGCTGGGAAAATCGTGGTTGAATTGAATGGCAGGCTGAATAAGTGTGGGGTTATAAGCCCTCGCTTTGATGTCGGTGTCAAAGAGATTGAAGGTTGGACTGCAAGACTGCTTCCCTCAAGacag TTTGGTTATATTGTCTTGACAACCTCTGCTGGTATCATGGATCATGAAGAGGCTAGGAGAAAGAATGTTGGTGGTAAAGTGTTGGGTTTCTTCTACTAG
- the LOC100815499 gene encoding homeobox-leucine zipper protein MERISTEM L1 isoform X1, with product MFDTNMFDSHPHLLDMSPPHKTTCSESDLAKPCRDDEYETKSITDTMDAPSGDDQDPNPRPKKKGYRRHTQRQIEEMEAFFKQCPHPDDKQRKELSRELGLEPLQVKFWFQNKRTQMKTQHERNENAILKAENEKLRAENSRYKEALTNATCPNCGGPAALGEMSFDEQHLRIENARLREEIDRISGIAAKYVGKPVTSSYSNLSSLNNNHVPVGNYGSQSGTVGEMYGGSDLFRPLPAPADADKPMIVELAVAAMEELTRLAQAGEPLWVPSNHHSEILNEDEYLRTFPTRGLGPKPLGLRSEASRESVVVIMNHINLIDILMDVNQWSTVFCGIVSRALTLEVLSTGIAGNYNGALQVMSSEFQVASPLVPTRENYFVRYCKQQPDGIWAVVDVSLDNLRPSTISRSRRRPSGCLIQELPNGYSKVTWIEHVEVDDRAVHSIYRTLVNSGLAFGAKRWVATLERQCERLASSMANNIPAGDLCVITSAEGRKSMMKLAERMVMSYCTGVGASTAHAWTTLSATGCDDVRVMTRKSTDEPGRPPGIVLSAATSFWLPVPPKRVFHFLRDQNSRNEWDILSNGGLVQELAHIANGRDPGNCVSLLRVNSANSSQSNMLILQESCTDSTGSYVVYAPVDIVAMNVVLSGGDPDYVALLPSGFAILPDGPPALNGGPIHDVGSGGSLLTVAFQILVDSAPTAKLSLGSVATVNSLIKCTVERIKVAVIRDNTT from the exons ATGTTTGACACAAACATGTTTGATTCTCACCCTCACTTGCTTGATATGTCACCACCCCACAAGACTACTTGCTCTGAGAGTGATTTGGCAAAGCCCTGCAGAGATGATGAGTACGAGACCAAATCTATCACTGACACCATGGACGCTCCTTCTGGCGACGACCAAGATCCCAACCCGCGACCCAAAAAGAAGGGTTACCGCCGCCACACACAGCGCCAAATTGAAGAAATGGAAGC CTTCTTCAAGCAGTGTCCTCACCCGGATGACAAGCAAAGAAAAGAGCTGAGCCGTGAGCTGGGGTTAGAGCCTTTGCAAGTCAAGTTTTGGTTCCAAAACAAGCGCACCCAGATGAAG ACTCAACATGAACGAAATGAAAATGCTATTTTGAAGGCAGAGAATGAAAAGCTTCGCGCTGAGAACAGCAGGTACAAGGAGGCCCTAACCAATGCTACATGCCCCAACTGTGGAGGCCCAGCTGCTCTTGGCGAAATGTCCTTCGACGAGCAACACTTGAGGATTGAGAATGCTCGGTTAAGAGAAGAG ATCGATAGGATTTCAGGAATTGCTGCCAAATATGTTGGAAAGCCAGTGACTTCTTCGTACTCCAACCTCTCATCTCTGAATAACAACCACGTGCCTGTCGGTAACTATGGATCACAATCAGGCACGGTAGGAGAAATGTATGGAGGCAGTGACCTTTTTAGGCCACTCCCAGCTCCTGCTGATGCTGACAAACCCATGATTGTGGAGCTTGCTGTTGCAGCTATGGAGGAACTCACAAGACTAGCTCAGGCTGGAGAGCCTTTGTGGGTCCCAAGCAACCACCATTCTGAGATTCTAAATGAAGATGAATACTTGAGGACTTTCCCTACTAGAGGTTTAGGACCCAAACCCTTGGGCTTGAGATCAGAAGCTTCAAGGGAATCCGTGGTGGTCATCATGAATCACATTAACCTTATTGATATCCTTATGGATGTG AATCAATGGTCAACTGTGTTTTGCGGTATTGTCTCGAGAGCATTGACCCTTGAAGTCCTTTCAACTGGAATAGCAGGAAACTACAACGGAGCCTTGCAAGTG aTGTCATCTGAGTTCCAAGTCGCTTCACCACTTGTTCCTACTCGTGAGAACTATTTCGTAAGGTACTGTAAGCAGCAACCAGATGGGATATGGGCAGTGGTGGATGTTTCCTTGGATAATCTGCGACCCAGTACAATCTCAAGAAGCCGAAGAAGGCCCTCTGGTTGTTTAATTCAAGAATTGCCAAACGGTTACTCCAAG GTTACATGGATTGAACATGTGGAAGTGGATGATAGAGCAGTGCATAGCATATATAGAACTCTGGTTAATTCGGGCCTGGCCTTTGGAGCTAAACGCTGGGTAGCTACATTAGAAAGACAATGCGAACGTCTTGCCAGTTCAATGGCCAACAACATACCAGCAGGGGACCTCTGTG tgATAACGAGTGCTGAGGGAAGGAAAAGTATGATGAAGCTGGCGGAGAGAATGGTAATGAGCTATTGCACTGGTGTTGGTGCTTCTACCGCGCATGCTTGGACAACGCTCTCCGCAACTGGATGTGATGATGTAAGGGTAATGACAAGAAAGAGCACCGACGAACCTGGCAGACCCCCCGGTATAGTGCTCAGTGCTGCCACTTCTTTTTGGCTTCCTGTTCCTCCAAAGAGGGTTTTTCATTTCCTACGTGATCAAAACTCAAGAAATGAG TGGGACATTCTCTCCAACGGGGGTCTAGTTCAAGAATTGGCACATATAGCAAATGGTCGTGATCCCGGCAACTGTGTCTCTTTACTTCGAGTCAAT AGTGCAAATTCAAGCCAAAGCAACATGCTGATACTTCAAGAGAGTTGCACAGATTCAACTGGCTCATATGTAGTTTATGCTCCTGTGGATATTGTTGCTATGAATGTTGTCTTGAGTGGAGGGGATCCAGACTATGTTGCCCTGCTCCCCTCGGGCTTTGCTATTCTACCTGATGGGCCTCCTGCATTAAACGGTGGGCCCATACATGATGTTGGGTCTGGAGGTTCTCTACTCACAGTTGCATTCCAGATCTTAGTTGATTCAGCCCCAACTGCAAAGCTATCTCTGGGTTCAGTCGCCACTGTTAACAGTTTAATTAAGTGCACAGTTGAAAGGATCAAAGTTGCAGTCATACGTGACAACACCACCTGA
- the LOC100815499 gene encoding homeobox-leucine zipper protein MERISTEM L1 isoform X2 — MKTQHERNENAILKAENEKLRAENSRYKEALTNATCPNCGGPAALGEMSFDEQHLRIENARLREEIDRISGIAAKYVGKPVTSSYSNLSSLNNNHVPVGNYGSQSGTVGEMYGGSDLFRPLPAPADADKPMIVELAVAAMEELTRLAQAGEPLWVPSNHHSEILNEDEYLRTFPTRGLGPKPLGLRSEASRESVVVIMNHINLIDILMDVNQWSTVFCGIVSRALTLEVLSTGIAGNYNGALQVMSSEFQVASPLVPTRENYFVRYCKQQPDGIWAVVDVSLDNLRPSTISRSRRRPSGCLIQELPNGYSKVTWIEHVEVDDRAVHSIYRTLVNSGLAFGAKRWVATLERQCERLASSMANNIPAGDLCVITSAEGRKSMMKLAERMVMSYCTGVGASTAHAWTTLSATGCDDVRVMTRKSTDEPGRPPGIVLSAATSFWLPVPPKRVFHFLRDQNSRNEWDILSNGGLVQELAHIANGRDPGNCVSLLRVNSANSSQSNMLILQESCTDSTGSYVVYAPVDIVAMNVVLSGGDPDYVALLPSGFAILPDGPPALNGGPIHDVGSGGSLLTVAFQILVDSAPTAKLSLGSVATVNSLIKCTVERIKVAVIRDNTT, encoded by the exons ATGAAG ACTCAACATGAACGAAATGAAAATGCTATTTTGAAGGCAGAGAATGAAAAGCTTCGCGCTGAGAACAGCAGGTACAAGGAGGCCCTAACCAATGCTACATGCCCCAACTGTGGAGGCCCAGCTGCTCTTGGCGAAATGTCCTTCGACGAGCAACACTTGAGGATTGAGAATGCTCGGTTAAGAGAAGAG ATCGATAGGATTTCAGGAATTGCTGCCAAATATGTTGGAAAGCCAGTGACTTCTTCGTACTCCAACCTCTCATCTCTGAATAACAACCACGTGCCTGTCGGTAACTATGGATCACAATCAGGCACGGTAGGAGAAATGTATGGAGGCAGTGACCTTTTTAGGCCACTCCCAGCTCCTGCTGATGCTGACAAACCCATGATTGTGGAGCTTGCTGTTGCAGCTATGGAGGAACTCACAAGACTAGCTCAGGCTGGAGAGCCTTTGTGGGTCCCAAGCAACCACCATTCTGAGATTCTAAATGAAGATGAATACTTGAGGACTTTCCCTACTAGAGGTTTAGGACCCAAACCCTTGGGCTTGAGATCAGAAGCTTCAAGGGAATCCGTGGTGGTCATCATGAATCACATTAACCTTATTGATATCCTTATGGATGTG AATCAATGGTCAACTGTGTTTTGCGGTATTGTCTCGAGAGCATTGACCCTTGAAGTCCTTTCAACTGGAATAGCAGGAAACTACAACGGAGCCTTGCAAGTG aTGTCATCTGAGTTCCAAGTCGCTTCACCACTTGTTCCTACTCGTGAGAACTATTTCGTAAGGTACTGTAAGCAGCAACCAGATGGGATATGGGCAGTGGTGGATGTTTCCTTGGATAATCTGCGACCCAGTACAATCTCAAGAAGCCGAAGAAGGCCCTCTGGTTGTTTAATTCAAGAATTGCCAAACGGTTACTCCAAG GTTACATGGATTGAACATGTGGAAGTGGATGATAGAGCAGTGCATAGCATATATAGAACTCTGGTTAATTCGGGCCTGGCCTTTGGAGCTAAACGCTGGGTAGCTACATTAGAAAGACAATGCGAACGTCTTGCCAGTTCAATGGCCAACAACATACCAGCAGGGGACCTCTGTG tgATAACGAGTGCTGAGGGAAGGAAAAGTATGATGAAGCTGGCGGAGAGAATGGTAATGAGCTATTGCACTGGTGTTGGTGCTTCTACCGCGCATGCTTGGACAACGCTCTCCGCAACTGGATGTGATGATGTAAGGGTAATGACAAGAAAGAGCACCGACGAACCTGGCAGACCCCCCGGTATAGTGCTCAGTGCTGCCACTTCTTTTTGGCTTCCTGTTCCTCCAAAGAGGGTTTTTCATTTCCTACGTGATCAAAACTCAAGAAATGAG TGGGACATTCTCTCCAACGGGGGTCTAGTTCAAGAATTGGCACATATAGCAAATGGTCGTGATCCCGGCAACTGTGTCTCTTTACTTCGAGTCAAT AGTGCAAATTCAAGCCAAAGCAACATGCTGATACTTCAAGAGAGTTGCACAGATTCAACTGGCTCATATGTAGTTTATGCTCCTGTGGATATTGTTGCTATGAATGTTGTCTTGAGTGGAGGGGATCCAGACTATGTTGCCCTGCTCCCCTCGGGCTTTGCTATTCTACCTGATGGGCCTCCTGCATTAAACGGTGGGCCCATACATGATGTTGGGTCTGGAGGTTCTCTACTCACAGTTGCATTCCAGATCTTAGTTGATTCAGCCCCAACTGCAAAGCTATCTCTGGGTTCAGTCGCCACTGTTAACAGTTTAATTAAGTGCACAGTTGAAAGGATCAAAGTTGCAGTCATACGTGACAACACCACCTGA
- the LOC100815836 gene encoding pectinesterase, whose protein sequence is MAIQQSLLDRPRKSVSKTICLIFSIAAVMISSAFVGSYLIKSTSFFNQSSPQHLCDHALDRATCLTHVSEVVQGPILTPTKDHKFNLLQSFLMKYTSHIKRVMNTASSIKLRINSPKEEEALHDCVELMDLSISRVRDSMVTLTKQTIESQQDAHTWLSSVLTNHATCLDGLEGSARAFMKDELEDLISRARTSLAMFVAVLPPKVEQIIDEPLSGDFPSWVSSKDRRLLESTVGDIKANVVVAKDGSGKFKTVAEAVASAPDNGKTRYVIYVKKGTYKENVEIGKKKTNVMLVGDGKDATVITGNLNFIDGTTTFKTATVAAVGDGFIAQDIWFQNTAGPQKHQAVALRVGADQSVINRCRIDAFQDTLYAHSNRQFYRDSFITGTVDFIFGNAAVVFQKCDLVARKPMDKQNNMVTAQGREDPNQNTGTSIQQCNLTPSSDLKPVVGSIKTFLGRPWKKYSRTVVMQSTLDSHIDPTGWAEWDAQSKDFLQTLYYGEYMNNGPGAGTSKRVNWPGYHIIKTAAEASKFTVAQLIQGNVWLKNTGVNFIEGL, encoded by the exons ATGGCTATCCAACAATCTCTGTTAGACAGGCCTAGAAAATCTGTTTCCAAAACTATCTGCTTAATCTTTTCTATAGCTGCTGTCATGATCTCATCAGCCTTTGTTGGTTCTTATCTCATCAAATCCACCTCCTTCTTCAACCAATCCTCTCCTCAACATCTCTGTGATCATGCACTTGATAGGGCAACATGTTTAACCCATGTCTCAGAAGTGGTACAAGGTCCGATCTTGACCCCCACAAAAgaccacaaattcaatttgttACAGTCATTCCTAATGAAATACACCTCACACATTAAGAGAGTTATGAACACAGCCAGTTCTATCAAACTTAGGATCAACAGTcccaaagaagaagaagctttgCACGATTGTGTGGAGTTGATGGACTTATCTATCAGCAGAGTTAGGGACTCAATGGTGACCCTAACAAAACAAACCATTGAGTCCCAACAAGATGCACACACATGGCTAAGTAGCGTGCTTACTAACCATGCAACTTGTTTGGATGGGTTAGAGGGGTCAGCTCGCGCCTTTATGAAGGACGAACTCGAGGACTTGATATCCAGAGCAAGAACTTCTCTGGCCATGTTTGTTGCTGTTTTGCCCCCAAAGGTTGAACAAATTATTGATGAACCTTTAAGTGGAGACTTTCCCTCATGGGTGAGCAGCAAGGATCGGAGACTTTTGGAGTCTACTGTTGGCGACATCAAGGCCAATGTTGTGGTAGCTAAGGATGGAAGTGGCAAGTTTAAGACTGTGGCTGAGGCTGTAGCATCCGCACCTGACAACGGTAAGACAAGGTATGTTATTTACGTGAAAAAGGGAACTTATAAAGAAAATGTTGAAATCGGCAAGAAGAAGACCAACGTGATGCTTGTAGGAGATGGTAAGGATGCAACTGTAATCACCGGCAACTTGAATTTCATCGACGGAACAACCACGTTTAAGACTGCCACTGTTG CTGCTGTGGGTGATGGATTTATAGCTCAAGACATATGGTTTCAAAACACAGCAGGCCCACAGAAGCACCAAGCAGTGGCTCTTCGTGTAGGCGCTGACCAATCCGTCATAAACCGCTGTCGCATTGATGCCTTCCAAGACACTCTCTACGCTCACTCCAACAGGCAGTTCTACCGAGACTCTTTTATTACTGGCACTGTTGACTTTATATTTGGAAATGCAGCTGTTGTTTTCCAAAAGTGCGACTTGGTGGCCCGAAAGCCCATGGATAAACAGAACAACATGGTCACTGCCCAAGGACGAGAAGATCCAAACCAGAACACAGGAACTTCAATTCAACAATGTAACCTAACACCAAGTTCGGATCTTAAGCCTGTCGTGGGCTCCATCAAAACTTTTCTAGGGCGCCCATGGAAGAAGTACTCCAGAACTGTTGTGATGCAGTCGACATTGGACAGCCACATTGACCCAACAGGATGGGCTGAATGGGATGCCCAAAGTAAAGACTTTTTGCAAACGTTGTATTATGGAGAGTACATGAATAATGGCCCCGGTGCCGGTACCAGCAAGAGAGTGAATTGGCCTGGTTACCATATCATCAAAACTGCAGCTGAGGCCAGCAAGTTCACGGTAGCACAACTCATCCAAGGCAATGTTTGGTTGAAGAACACTGGGGTCAACTTCATTGAAGGCCTCTAA